One Solanum pennellii chromosome 9, SPENNV200 DNA segment encodes these proteins:
- the LOC107031764 gene encoding haloacid dehalogenase-like hydrolase domain-containing protein At2g33255: MQLLLSKASLSFNPRIIFSSSTTMATSTSISVSSKPRLKGIVFDMDGTLTVPVIDFQAMYRAVLGHDEYLAVKSKNPSGIDILHHIESWSPDKQRRAYEVIADYEKQGLDRLQIMPGAAELCSFLDSRNIRRGLITRNVKDAVDLFHERFGVKFSPALSREYRPYKPDPAPLLHICSTWEVQSNEVMMIGDSLKDDVACGKRAGAFTCLLDETGRYDAPEYANVQHKPDYKVSSLVEVQSLLERDFELTS, encoded by the exons ATGCAGCTTCTTCTGTCAaaagcttccctttctttcaatccaagaattattttttcttcttcaacaacaaTGGCTACATCTACTTCAATTTCTGTTTCTTCAAAACCCCGTTTAAAGGGTATTGTATTTGACATGGACGGAACCCTAACGGTCCCTGTTATTGATTTTCAGGCCATGTACAGGGCTGTTCTGGGTCATGATGAATACCTTGCTGTTAAATCTAAGAACCCTTCTGGGATTGATATTTTGCACCACATTGAAAGTTGGAGCCCGGATAAGCAACGCAGGGCATATGAGGTTATTGCTGATTATGAAAAACAGGGTCTTGATCGACTCCAGATTATGCCTG GTGCTGCTGAACTTTGTAGTTTTCTTGATTCTAGGAATATTAG AAGGGGATTAATCACTAGAAATGTCAAAGATGCAGTTGACTTGTTTCACGAACGTTTTGGA GTGAAATTTTCTCCTGCACTGAGCAGAGAATATCGTCCATACAAACCAGATCCAGCTCCATTGCTGCACATTTGTTCAACTTGGGAAGTTCAATCTAATGAAGTAATGATGATTGGCGACAGCCTTAAAGATGAT GTTGCTTGTGGCAAACGAGCTGGAGCTTTTACTTGCTTGCTCGACGAAACAGGAAGGTATGATGCCCCAGAATATGCAAACGTTCAACACAAACCAGACTATAAGGTGTCTTCTCTTGTTGAGGTTCAGTCACTACTAGAAAGAGATTTCGAGCTGACATCTTGA
- the LOC107030844 gene encoding uncharacterized protein PB18E9.04c-like, with protein sequence MTFSIHGCSAVFHHPSATATATIAVFSGEDCSIKNDTNVSLKRKSISPISEPSPKRVTLNSPPSSAATAAIAAAKNGTDPISPITSPSAVRVTLNSPPPSTGTAIAADMDGTNPISPKTSPSPAFSPFSKRVSEKSPFATTNAAAAAAADATATPPPLPFSRFTKTQPSNNNKTLRRTLSEPPIFNSFTDFCRYMNSQSPENSKNNLRRSTSDPTAAKIILAPAPATATPALTSGTGHEKTTRRSKKC encoded by the exons ATGACTTTCAGTATTCACGGTTGCTCCGCCGTATTCCACCACCCATCTGCCACCGCCACCGCCACCATAGCTGTCTTCTCCGGTGAAGATTGCAGCATCAAGAACGATACTAATGTCTCTCTGAAGAGAAAATCTATTTCACCGATCTCTGAACCATCCCCGAAAAGGGTCACTCTCAATTCACCACCATCCTCCGCCGCCACCGCCGCCATTGCTGCTGCTAAGAATGGTACAGACCCAATTTCACCAATTACTTCACCATCCGCTGTAAGGGTTACTCTCAATTCACCACCACCCTCCACCGGCACTGCCATTGCCGCCGATATGGATGGTACAAACCCCATTTCACCAAAAACTTCACCATCCCCTGCTTTTTCACCCTTCTCCAAAAGGGTATCTGAAAAATCACCTTTTGCCACCACCAACGCCGCCGCTGCCGCCGCTGCTGATGCCACGGCGACGCCACCACCGCTCCCGTTTTCAAGATTCACGAAAACGCAGCCgtcaaataataacaaaactcTGCGGCGAACACTATCAGAACCACcaattttcaattcttttaCTGATTTCTGTCGTTACATGAATTCCCAGTCACCGGAAAACAGCAAGAACAATCTTCGTAGATCAACTTCTGATCCCACTGCTGCAAAAATTATTCTTGCTCCGGCACCGGCAACTGCAACTCCGGCACTGACTTCAGGAACAGGGCATGAAAAAACTACAAGAAGAAGCAAG aaGTGTTAA
- the LOC107029819 gene encoding probable folate-biopterin transporter 8, chloroplastic isoform X1, with translation MIIIFKNQKLVFFSNLKFYSRKKNTLLLRIMICLVVPSGNVQDFIKIQSLSCCQHLSTKKMTCSVVSRGNPLLPNVQKFRKIQSLSCCQQQNSSTNNTIDKQWKPKSHLIKILEDPQVEKVYSPKVKKKMVFEEKNGGLSQMRSQYMAILCGVGYWVQGFRCFPWLGLNFHMANGMNMHPSTLQLVQYFGILPMVAKPIFGILSDAVYIGGAHRIPYISLGVLLQVLAWGQLALTSAASEAIPALMACVLLSNVGASITEVAKDALVAEYGKKHRMPGLQSYAFMASAAGGILGNLIGGYFLLKTQQPKLMFLAFSALLALQLVVTSATREESLGLAQSSNYSVVREPITEIFRKQYSDLMVAATGESIARPLIWIVMSILAVPVLSGSIFCYQTQCLNLDPSVIGMSKVIGQLLLLSLTVFYDRYGKRIPMRKLIGIVQITYAASLLLDLVLVKQLNLKLGISNEWFALCFSGLAETIAIFKLLPFHVLFASLAPSGFEGSLMSFLASALCFSSVFSGVLGVSLATFLGLTPGNYSSLHIGILIQFVAALLPLRWLSYVPMAQPAAEKGKKRGQSKRTRKYRRVGRVVVDSFYSYRRIRESDFDENPLLTK, from the exons ATGATTATCATATTCAAGAACCAAAAACTTGTTTTTTTCTCTAATTTGAAgttttattcaagaaaaaaaaacaccctTTTGCTTAGAATCATGATATGTTTAGTAGTTCCTAGTGGCAATGTTCAAGATTTcataaaaatccaatctttatCATGTTGTCAGCATCTTTCCACCAAGAAGATGACTTGTTCAGTAGTTTCTAGAGGAAACCCTTTACTACCCAATGTACAAAAATTCAgaaagattcaatctttatcATGTTGTCAGCAGCAAAATTCTTCCACCAACAACACCATTGACAAACAATGGAAGCCCAAGAGTCATCTGATAAAGATATTAGAAGACCCCCAAGTTGAGAAAGTTTATTCTCCTAAGGTCAAGAAAAAAATGGTTTTTGAGGAGAAGAATGGGGGTTTATCTCAGATGAGGAGTCAATATATGGCAATTTTGTGTGGGGTTGGGTATTGGGTACAGGGGTTTAGGTGTTTTCCTTGGTTGGGTCTTAACTTTCATATGGCTAATGGAATGAATATGCATCCATCAACATTGCAGCTTGTGCAGTATTTTGGGATTTTACCAATGGTTGCTAAGCCTATTTTTGGAATTCTGTCTGATGCTGTTTATATTGGTGGTGCTCATAGAATACCTTATATTTCTCTTGGAG TTCTCCTCCAGGTTTTGGCGTGGGGTCAATTGGCATTAACCTCAGCTGCGAGTGAAGCTATTCCTGCTCTTATGGCATGTGTTCTTCTTAGCAACGTTGGAGCGTCCATCACAGAAGTTGCCAAAGATGCTCTTGTGGCTGAATATGGTAAAAAACACAGAATGCCGGGTCTACAGTCTTATGCATTTATGGCTTCAGCTGCTGGTGGAATTTTAGGTAACTTGATCGGAGGATATTTCCTACTCAAAACACAGCAGCCTAAGTTAATGTTTCTAGCCTTTTCTGCTCTGCTTGCTCTGCAATTAGTAGTAACTTCAGCTACCAGAGAAGAGTCCCTTGGTTTAGCTCAATCATCAAATTATTCCGTTGTTAGGGAACCAATCACGGAAATATTTAGAAAACAGTATTCGGATCTTATGGTAGCAGCTACAGGCGAAAGCATTGCTCGTCCTCTTATATGGATTGTTATGTCAATTTTAGCAGTCCCGGTCCTCTCCGGATCTATCTTTTGTTATCAGACACAATGCTTAAATCTTGATCCATCAGTTATAGGGATGTCAAAGGTGATAGGCCAATTGCTGCTTCTTTCTTTGACAGTCTTTTATGACCGGTACGGCAAAAGGATTCCAATGAGAAAACTGATTGGTATTGTGCAGATAACATATGCTGCTTCTCTTCTTCTTGACCTTGTACTTGTCAAGCAGCTTAATCTCAAATTGGGAATCTCGAATGAATGGTTTGCTCTTTGCTTCTCGGGTCTAGCAGAAACTATTGCAATATTTAAGCTCTTACCATTCCATGTGCTGTTTGCGAGTCTGGCTCCATCAGGGTTTGAAGGATCTCTCATGTCATTCTTGGCATCAGCTCTGTGCTTTTCATCAGTGTTTAGTGGCGTTTTAGGTGTTTCCTTGGCTACTTTCCTTGGTTTAACTCCTGGTAACTACTCGAGTCTGCATATTGGGATTCTTATCCAGTTTGTTGCAGCGTTACTACCACTGAGATGGCTCAGTTATGTCCCTATGGCTCAACCTGCAGCTGAAAAGGGAAAGAAGAGAGGTCAAAGTAAAAGGACGAGAAAATATAGAAGGGTAGGGAGAGTCGTTGTTGATTCGTTCTATTCTTACAGACGCATAAGAGAATCTGATTTTGATGAGAATCCATTACTGACTAAATGA
- the LOC107029819 gene encoding probable folate-biopterin transporter 8, chloroplastic isoform X2, whose amino-acid sequence MLFILVVLIEYLIFLLEVLAWGQLALTSAASEAIPALMACVLLSNVGASITEVAKDALVAEYGKKHRMPGLQSYAFMASAAGGILGNLIGGYFLLKTQQPKLMFLAFSALLALQLVVTSATREESLGLAQSSNYSVVREPITEIFRKQYSDLMVAATGESIARPLIWIVMSILAVPVLSGSIFCYQTQCLNLDPSVIGMSKVIGQLLLLSLTVFYDRYGKRIPMRKLIGIVQITYAASLLLDLVLVKQLNLKLGISNEWFALCFSGLAETIAIFKLLPFHVLFASLAPSGFEGSLMSFLASALCFSSVFSGVLGVSLATFLGLTPGNYSSLHIGILIQFVAALLPLRWLSYVPMAQPAAEKGKKRGQSKRTRKYRRVGRVVVDSFYSYRRIRESDFDENPLLTK is encoded by the exons ATGCTGTTTATATTGGTGGTGCTCATAGAATACCTTATATTTCTCTTGGAG GTTTTGGCGTGGGGTCAATTGGCATTAACCTCAGCTGCGAGTGAAGCTATTCCTGCTCTTATGGCATGTGTTCTTCTTAGCAACGTTGGAGCGTCCATCACAGAAGTTGCCAAAGATGCTCTTGTGGCTGAATATGGTAAAAAACACAGAATGCCGGGTCTACAGTCTTATGCATTTATGGCTTCAGCTGCTGGTGGAATTTTAGGTAACTTGATCGGAGGATATTTCCTACTCAAAACACAGCAGCCTAAGTTAATGTTTCTAGCCTTTTCTGCTCTGCTTGCTCTGCAATTAGTAGTAACTTCAGCTACCAGAGAAGAGTCCCTTGGTTTAGCTCAATCATCAAATTATTCCGTTGTTAGGGAACCAATCACGGAAATATTTAGAAAACAGTATTCGGATCTTATGGTAGCAGCTACAGGCGAAAGCATTGCTCGTCCTCTTATATGGATTGTTATGTCAATTTTAGCAGTCCCGGTCCTCTCCGGATCTATCTTTTGTTATCAGACACAATGCTTAAATCTTGATCCATCAGTTATAGGGATGTCAAAGGTGATAGGCCAATTGCTGCTTCTTTCTTTGACAGTCTTTTATGACCGGTACGGCAAAAGGATTCCAATGAGAAAACTGATTGGTATTGTGCAGATAACATATGCTGCTTCTCTTCTTCTTGACCTTGTACTTGTCAAGCAGCTTAATCTCAAATTGGGAATCTCGAATGAATGGTTTGCTCTTTGCTTCTCGGGTCTAGCAGAAACTATTGCAATATTTAAGCTCTTACCATTCCATGTGCTGTTTGCGAGTCTGGCTCCATCAGGGTTTGAAGGATCTCTCATGTCATTCTTGGCATCAGCTCTGTGCTTTTCATCAGTGTTTAGTGGCGTTTTAGGTGTTTCCTTGGCTACTTTCCTTGGTTTAACTCCTGGTAACTACTCGAGTCTGCATATTGGGATTCTTATCCAGTTTGTTGCAGCGTTACTACCACTGAGATGGCTCAGTTATGTCCCTATGGCTCAACCTGCAGCTGAAAAGGGAAAGAAGAGAGGTCAAAGTAAAAGGACGAGAAAATATAGAAGGGTAGGGAGAGTCGTTGTTGATTCGTTCTATTCTTACAGACGCATAAGAGAATCTGATTTTGATGAGAATCCATTACTGACTAAATGA
- the LOC107029572 gene encoding putative pentatricopeptide repeat-containing protein At3g23330 has product MIILSAIRILKFSTKTHRLYTSSSTANFTDLLQFSIESQSLKDTQKLHAKILHLGLDQNCVIATKLVSAYFACQNPLDSQLVFDTFEHKSEYLWNILINGYAKSKLFGESIKLFNQMCKSEVTPDEFTFSGIVKILGELGDVVSGEVVHGRCVRNGVVLDTVVANSFMAMYSKCGVFQDSLKVFDEMPQRNVSSFNVVISGYMGVKEKNLDGKLWDFVKDMLYEGWKFDAFTVSTLLSLCGEVKKNWNYGKELHCYVVKAGLELDLFDSYDVHLECCLIDMYSKSFRVELGRRVFDRLKCRNVFAWTAMINGYVLNGDFDEALLLFKDMQVEGVEPNKVSLISIIPACCSFDRLKGGKQIHAFSTRRGLNHEVSLCNALIDMYSKSGSLSCARRVFKHDCVTKDAISWSSMISAYSLHGNGQGAIVSYEKMLQHGMKPDRIKIVGVLSACARSGLVDEGIRIYSSAVNEYDLESTLEICACIVDMLGKAGQFDRALDFIKTMPMEPGPSIWGALVNASAIHGNSEVHDLAYRFLIQMEPENPSNYVSLSNLYASSKRWDVVAQVRTMMKDKGLKKFPGCSWISVNTETHSFYVADKSHPCSVVIYEMLDQLILAMKRDDNGVVFEDTVKVYE; this is encoded by the coding sequence ATGATAATCCTCTCAGCAATCAGAATCTTGAAATTTTCAACCAAAACCCATCGTCTTTACACTTCTTCTTCAACTGCTAATTTCACTGATTTGCTTCAGTTCTCCATTGAATCTCAATCTCTAAAAGATACACAAAAACTACACGCCAAAATCCTTCATCTTGGACTTGATCAAAACTGTGTTATAGCAACTAAACTCGTCTCTGCATACTTTGCTTGCCAAAACCCACTTGATTCTCAGCTTGTTTTCGACACTTTTGAACACAAAAGTGAGTATCTTTGGAACATATTGATTAATGGGTATGCGAAAAGTAAGTTATTTGGGGAAAGTATTAAGCTTTTTAATCAAATGTGTAAATCTGAGGTCACCCCTGATGAGTTTACTTTTTCGGGTATAGTGAAAATTTTGGGTGAATTAGGGGATGTTGTTTCAGGGGAAGTTGTTCATGGGAGGTGTGTGAGAAATGGGGTTGTTTTAGATACTGTTGTTGCTAATTCTTTCATGGCTATGTATAGCAAATGTGGGGTTTTTCAAGATTCACTGAAGGTGTTTGATGAAATGCCGCAAAGGAATGTTTCGTCTTTTAATGTTGTAATTTCAGGGTATATGGgtgtaaaagagaaaaatttggATGGAAAATTGTGGGATTTTGTGAAGGATATGCTATATGAAGGTTGGAAGTTTGATGCGTTTACGGTTTCGACGCTTCTTTCGTTGTGTGGAGAGGTAAAGAAGAACTGGAACTATGGAAAAGAGCTGCATTGCTATGTGGTGAAAGCTGGATTGGAGTTAGATTTATTTGATTCTTATGATGTTCATTTGGAATGTTGTTTGATTGATATGTATTCAAAAAGTTTCAGGGTTGAATTGGGGAGGCGGGTTTTCGATAGGTTAAAGTGTAGAAATGTTTTTGCTTGGACAGCAATGATCAATGGCTATGTGCTGAATGGAGATTTTGATGAAGCTTTGCTACTCTTTAAAGACATGCAAGTGGAAGGTGTAGAACCCAATAAGGTTTCGCTTATTAGTATCATACCTGCTTGTTGCTCATTTGATCGTTTGAAAGGTGGAAAACAGATTCATGCATTTTCAACTAGGAGAGGGTTGAATCACGAAGTGTCTCTATGTAATGCTCTAATCGATATGTATTCTAAGTCGGGATCCTTGAGTTGTGCACGAAGAGTCTTTAAACATGATTGTGTTACTAAGGATGCTATATCGTGGAGTTCAATGATTTCTGCTTACTCCTTACATGGGAATGGTCAGGGTGCTATCGTTTCGTATGAGAAAATGCTTCAACATGGGATGAAACCAGATAGGATTAAGATTGTTGGGGTTCTCTCTGCTTGTGCTAGGTCAGGATTGGTAGATGAGGGCATCCGGATATATAGTTCTGCTGTAAATGAGTATGATTTAGAATCAACTTTGGAGATATGTGCATGCATTGTGGATATGTTAGGTAAAGCAGGTCAATTTGATAGAGCATTGGATTTCATCAAGACCATGCCTATGGAACCAGGTCCTAGTATTTGGGGTGCACTTGTGAATGCCTCTGCAATCCATGGAAATAGTGAAGTACACGATTTAGCATATAGGTTTCTTATACAGATGGAACCTGAGAACCCCTCCAATTATGTGTCTCTTTCAAATTTGTATGCTTCTTCAAAGAGATGGGATGTCGTTGCTCAAGTGAGAACTATGATGAAAGATAAAGGGCTGAAGAAGTTCCCTGGTTGTAGTTGGATTAGCGTTAACACTGAAACTCATAGCTTTTACGTTGCTGACAAGTCTCATCCTTGTTCTGTTGTGATTTATGAGATGCTAGATCAACTCATCTTAGCAATGAAACGAGATGATAATGGTGTTGTCTTTGAAGATACTGTGAAGGTTTATGAATGA
- the LOC107031344 gene encoding DEAD-box ATP-dependent RNA helicase 13 codes for MASQISDKKRTKKRSRVESEEFERINSLNWNSTLTEKDDAFSFLIGSNELEGGFLCLEEIDESEYNLGIAKSTKGSEEKGKTKTKKQKVDTKNEELNGEAKGESKEEIEEVEKETKQKKKKKKKKKKDKINKDAVNEAEGNEESPAVTDGNDDQEQDSVDETEYYAWNELRLHPLLMKSIYALKFKEPTPIQKACIPAGSHQGKDVVGAAETGSGKTLAFGLPILQRLLEEREKAERQLPENGELDDKVASTGLLRALIITPTRELALQVTDHLKEAAKHSNFRVVPIVGGMSSEKQERLLKTRPEIVVGTPGRLWELMSGGETHLVELHSLSFFVLDEADRMIENGHFHELQSIVDMLPMANKSTDDDSQKSQNCETVSSVQRKKRQTFVFSATIALSADFRKKLKRGSQKSKANDELNSIETLSERAGMRADAAIIDLTNASILANKLEESFIDCRDEDKDGYLYYILSVHGQGRTIVFCTSIAALRHISSLLRILGVNIWTLHAQMQQRARLKAIDRFRGHEHGILIATDVAARGLDIPGVRTVIHYQLPHSAEVYVHRSGRTARAHSDGCSIALITPNDTSKFAALCRSFSKDNFQRFPLEMSYMPEVMKRLSLARQIDKISRKDSQDKAKKNWLERSAELMELDLEDNDSEEERVNNHKRKKATSAQLTNLQEELKSLLSRPLQPKTFSKRYLAGAGVSPLLQNQLEELARQKNSNNSGDVKRKKMIVIGQDCVEPLQALRSAGPETKLNLKDMAEKRRDITELRKKRKETKKRLREQRRKQKKKLQGKE; via the exons ATGGCTTCTCAAATTTCAGATAAGAAGAGAACAAAGAAACGAAGCAGAGTTGAATCAGAAGAATTTGAGCGAATCAACTCACTTAATTGGAATTCAACACTTACGGAGAAAGATGATGCTTTCTCTTTCCTTATTGGCTCGAATGAGCTTGAAGGag GTTTTTTATGTCTTGAAGAGATTGATGAATCAGAGTACAATTTGGGTATTGCCAAATCAACTAAAGGAAGTGAAGAAAAGGGAAAGACAAAAACGAAGAAACAGAAAGTAGATACAAAAAATGAGGAATTGAATGGTGAAGCTAAGGGTGAGAGCAAAGAGGAGATTGAGGAGGTGGAAAAGGAAAcgaaacaaaagaagaaaaagaagaagaagaaaaagaaagataagaTCAATAAAGATGCTGTAAATGAAGCTGAAGGAAATGAAGAGTCGCCAGCTG TCACTGATGGAAATGATGACCAAGAACAAGATTCAGTAGATGAAACTGAATATTATGCATGGAATGAACTGAGACTTCATCCACTGCTCATGAAATCGATATATGCGCTCAAGTTCAAAGAGCCTACACCAATACAGAAAGCGTGCATTCCTGCAGGTTCTCACCAAGGAAAG GATGTTGTTGGTGCTGCAGAGACAGGTTCTGGGAAAACACTGGCATTTGGTCTGCCCATTCTTCAACGTCTGCTTGAGGAGCGAGAAAAGGCCGAAAGGCAGCTTCCAGAAAATGGAGAATTGGATGATAAAGTTGCCTCCACAGGTCTCCTCCGCGCTCTAATTATTACTCCTACAAGAGAGCTTGCCCTTCAG GTCACTGATCATCTGAAGGAAGCAGCAAAACATTCCAATTTTAGGGTTGTCCCTATTGTTGGTGGAATGTCAAGTGAAAAAcaagaaagacttttgaaaacaaGGCCTGAAATTGTTGTCGGAACTCCGGGGAGGCTTTGGGAGCTTATGTCTGGTGGTGAAACTCATCTCGTGGAG TTGCACTCACTGTCATTTTTTGTGCTGGATGAGGCCGATCGGATGATAGAAAATGGCCATTTCCACGAGTTGCAGTCTATAGTTGACATGCTTCCTATGGCTAATAAATCGACTGATGACGATTCTCAGAAATCACAAAATTGTGAAACAGTTTCCAGTGTCCAAAGAAAGAAAAGGCAAACATTTGTGTTTTCTGCAACCATTGCTTTGTCTGCCGATTTCAGGAAGAAGCTAAAGCGTGGATCACAAAAATCAAAAGCAAACGATGAGTTGAATTCAATAGAAACTCTGTCTGAGAGAGCAGGAATGAGGGCAGATGCGGCAATCATTGATCTGACTAATGCATCAATTCTAGCCAACAAGCTCGAGGAGTCGTTTATAGA CTGCAGGGATGAAGATAAAGATGGGTATTTGTATTACATTTTGAGTGTTCATGGACAAGGTCGGACAATTGTCTTCTGTACGTCCATTGCAGCTTTACGCCATATCTCCTCCCTCTTGCGCATCCTTGGCGTCAATATCTGGACACTTCATGCCCAGATGCAGCAGAGAGCTCGACTTAAG GCAATTGACCGGTTTCGGGGACATGAGCATGGTATACTcattgctacagatgttgcagCCAGAGGTTTGGATATTCCTGGTGTTCGAACTGTCATTCACTATCAGCTACCTCATTCAGCTGAA GTTTATGTTCATAGAAGCGGAAGAACTGCTAGGGCTCATTCTGATGGATGTAGCATTGCTCTAATCACACCAAATGATACCTCGAAGTTTGCTGCTTTATGCAGGTCGTTTTCAAAG GATAACTTTCAGCGGTTTCCTTTAGAAATGTCATACATGCCTGAAGTTATGAAGCGATTATCCCTTGCACGTCAAATAGACAAGATTTCCCGAAAGGACTCTCAG gACAAGGCCAAGAAAAATTGGCTTGAGCGAAGTGCTGAATTAATGGAACTAGATTTGGAAGATAATGATAGTGAGGAGGAAAGAGTGAACAATCATAAGCGAAAGAAAGCCACATCTGCTCAACTAACTAATCTACAAGAG GAactaaaaagtcttctttcacGGCCATTGCAACCCAAAACATTCTCAAAACGCTACTTGGCTGGG GCTGGTGTTTCACCTCTCCTTCAGAACCAGCTGGAGGAATTAGCTAGAcagaaaaattcaaataattccGGAGATgttaaaaggaagaaaatgatcGTCATTGGTCAGGATTGTGTCGAGCCCCTCCAGGCACTTAGGAGTGCTGGTCCAGAG
- the LOC107030590 gene encoding myb-related protein 305-like isoform X1, whose protein sequence is MVCEIFSEQMGSNWGFIEEVGWRKGPWTSDEDRLLIEYVKLHGEGRWNSVARLTGLRRNGKSCRLRWVNYLRPDLKRGQITPHEERIILELHSRWGNRWSTIARSLPGRTDNEIKNYWRTHFKKKTKNSSDNSEKSRARLWKKQQFQQQQQQQINNQIDVKNVMSLPTMPQGKQEMTILYPNNMIDQQDQVDFFYSSLNNSTSISQSEPSSSNEDIMWDDLWNLDDFYGHFMINTTTYNNKTNTIPCLQPMATTPTFY, encoded by the exons ATGGTTTGTGAAATATTTAGTGAACAAATGGGGAGTAACTGGGGTTTTATTGAAGAAGTTGGATGGAGAAAAGGGCCTTGGACTTCTGATGAAGATAGATTACTAATTGAATATGTCAAGTTGCATGGTGAAGGCAGGTGGAATTCTGTTGCTAGACTTACAg GGTTGAGGAGAAATGGAAAAAGTTGTAGGTTGAGATGGGTGAATTATTTGAGGCCAGATTTGAAGAGGGGGCAAATAACCCCACATGAAGAGAGGATCATTCTTGAGCTTCATTCTAGATGGGGCAATAG ATGGTCAACTATTGCTCGTAGCTTGCCTGGGAGAACTGATAATGAGATCAAGAACTATTGGAGGACGCATTTCAAGAAGAAGACCAAGAACTCGTCTGATAACTCTGAGAAATCACGAGCACGTCTTTGGAAAAAACAACAATtccaacagcaacaacaacaacaaatcaaCAATCAAATCGACGTTAAAAATGTGATGTCATTACCAACTATGCCTCAAGGAAAGCAAGAAATGACCATTTTGTACCCAAACAACATGATTGATCAACAAGATCAAGTTGACTTCTTCTACTCATCACTCAATAACTCGACTTCTATATCACAGTCTGAACCCTCTTCATCGAATGAAGATATTATGTGGGATGACCTATGGAACTTGGATGATTTTTATGGCCATTTTATGATCAACACTACAACTTATAATAACAAAACCAACACTATTCCTTGCCTACAACCAATGGCTACCACTCCAACTTTCTATTAA
- the LOC107030590 gene encoding myb-related protein 305-like isoform X2 has translation MVCEIFSEQMGSNWGFIEEVGWRKGPWTSDEDRLLIEYVKLHGEGRWNSVARLTGLRRNGKSCRLRWVNYLRPDLKRGQITPHEERIILELHSRWGNSLPGRTDNEIKNYWRTHFKKKTKNSSDNSEKSRARLWKKQQFQQQQQQQINNQIDVKNVMSLPTMPQGKQEMTILYPNNMIDQQDQVDFFYSSLNNSTSISQSEPSSSNEDIMWDDLWNLDDFYGHFMINTTTYNNKTNTIPCLQPMATTPTFY, from the exons ATGGTTTGTGAAATATTTAGTGAACAAATGGGGAGTAACTGGGGTTTTATTGAAGAAGTTGGATGGAGAAAAGGGCCTTGGACTTCTGATGAAGATAGATTACTAATTGAATATGTCAAGTTGCATGGTGAAGGCAGGTGGAATTCTGTTGCTAGACTTACAg GGTTGAGGAGAAATGGAAAAAGTTGTAGGTTGAGATGGGTGAATTATTTGAGGCCAGATTTGAAGAGGGGGCAAATAACCCCACATGAAGAGAGGATCATTCTTGAGCTTCATTCTAGATGGGGCAATAG CTTGCCTGGGAGAACTGATAATGAGATCAAGAACTATTGGAGGACGCATTTCAAGAAGAAGACCAAGAACTCGTCTGATAACTCTGAGAAATCACGAGCACGTCTTTGGAAAAAACAACAATtccaacagcaacaacaacaacaaatcaaCAATCAAATCGACGTTAAAAATGTGATGTCATTACCAACTATGCCTCAAGGAAAGCAAGAAATGACCATTTTGTACCCAAACAACATGATTGATCAACAAGATCAAGTTGACTTCTTCTACTCATCACTCAATAACTCGACTTCTATATCACAGTCTGAACCCTCTTCATCGAATGAAGATATTATGTGGGATGACCTATGGAACTTGGATGATTTTTATGGCCATTTTATGATCAACACTACAACTTATAATAACAAAACCAACACTATTCCTTGCCTACAACCAATGGCTACCACTCCAACTTTCTATTAA